A part of Palaemon carinicauda isolate YSFRI2023 chromosome 8, ASM3689809v2, whole genome shotgun sequence genomic DNA contains:
- the LOC137645573 gene encoding uncharacterized protein Mb2952c-like — translation MTGARAERDRIVTGARAECDQTVTGAKAERNRTVTGARAEHDRTVTGARAERDRTVTGARTECDWTVTEARAERIRTVTSESGAARPDCDWNESGARQDRHWRESEHYQTVTGVKAEHDRTLTEARVEHDQTMAGARAKRNRAMTGARVQRNETVTEARAERDRNATGARADRNRAMTGASVEPDRTVTGARAELDRTVTGARAEHYQSLTGARAERDRTGTGARVELDWNVTGARAELGRTVTGARAARYRTVTGARAARYRTVTGARAARDLTDRANQP, via the exons ATGACTGGAGCTAGAGCGGAACGCGACCGGATTGTGACTGGAGCGAGAGCAGAGTGCGACCAGACTGTGACTGGAGCGAAAGCGGAGCGCAACCGGACAGTGACTGGAGCAAGAGCAGAGCACGACCGGACagtgactggagcgagagcggagcgcGACCGAACCGTGACTGGAGCGAGAACGGAGTGCGACTGGACTGTGACTGAAGCGAGAGCGGAACGCATCCGGACCGTGACGAGCGAGAGCGGAGC AGCGCGACCAGACTGTGACTGGAATGAGAGCGGAGCGCGACAGGACCGTCACTGGAGGGAGAGCGAGCATTACCAGACTGTGACTGGAGTAAAAGCGGAGCACGACCGGACACTGACTGAGGCGAGAGTGGAGCACGACCAGACCATGGCTGGAGCGAGAGCGAAGCGCAACCGGGCCATGACTGGAGCAAGAGTGCAGCGCAACGAGACCGTAACTGAAGCGAGAGCGGAGCGCGACCGGAATGCGACTGGAGCGAGAGCAGACCGCAACCGGGCCATGACTGGAGCAAGTGTGGAGCCcgaccggaccgtgactggagcgagagcaGAGCTcgaccggaccgtgactggagcgagagcggagcaTTACCAGTCtctgactggagcgagagcggagcgcGACCGAACCGGGACTGGAGCGAGAGTGGAGCTCGACTGGAACGTGACTGGAGCTAGAGCGGAGCTCGGtcggaccgtgactggagcgagagcggcgCGTTAtcggaccgtgactggagcgagagcggcgCGTTATCGGACCGTGACTGGAGCAAGAGCGGCGCGCGACCTGACCGATAGAGCAAATCAACCCTAA